The following proteins are co-located in the Nitrosopumilus sp. genome:
- a CDS encoding NUDIX domain-containing protein: MIEETSAGIVIFRKEESKKLFLLLHYPSGHWDFVKGKMEKGESIKQTAVRETQEETGITDITFLDNFEEWIEYNFQYQGELVHKKVVFFLAETKTKDVKISHEHLDYTWMDYSTAMEKTTFDNAKTVLTKAQMLLSKTL; the protein is encoded by the coding sequence ATGATTGAAGAAACATCTGCAGGAATTGTAATATTTAGAAAAGAAGAATCTAAAAAATTATTTTTGTTATTACATTATCCATCAGGGCATTGGGATTTTGTTAAAGGGAAAATGGAAAAAGGAGAATCAATTAAACAAACTGCAGTTAGAGAAACACAAGAGGAAACAGGTATTACAGACATTACGTTTTTAGATAATTTTGAAGAATGGATAGAATATAATTTTCAATATCAAGGAGAATTAGTTCATAAAAAAGTAGTATTTTTCCTAGCTGAAACAAAAACAAAAGATGTTAAAATTTCACATGAACATCTAGATTACACATGGATGGATTATAGTACAGCAATGGAGAAAACAACATTTGATAATGCAAAAACAGTTTTGACAAAAGCTCAAATGTTACTTTCTAAAACTTTGTAA
- the uppS gene encoding polyprenyl diphosphate synthase, giving the protein MYGKRLESEIQNGDIPNHVALILDGNRRWAKRHLSMPKKGHWKGADAVENLLDWCEEFDIKIITLYALSAENLSRDDEELEYLYELIRMRLEKLFNDPRIHRNKMRVKGIGRIELLPESIKEILRQLDDATKDYDNHFLNIALAYGGQNELVDAVKKIGGKIKEGSLDVEDIDKKEIESNLYTSHLPQSSPDMVLRTSGEKRLSGFLMWQSAYSELVFMDIFWPEFRKIDLMRAIRTYQERKRRLGK; this is encoded by the coding sequence ATATATGGAAAAAGACTAGAAAGTGAAATTCAAAATGGAGATATTCCAAATCACGTTGCTTTAATTTTAGACGGCAACAGGAGATGGGCAAAAAGACACCTATCAATGCCAAAAAAAGGTCATTGGAAAGGAGCAGATGCTGTTGAAAATCTGCTAGATTGGTGTGAAGAATTTGATATTAAGATTATCACCCTATATGCTCTCTCAGCAGAAAATCTTAGTAGAGATGATGAAGAATTAGAATATCTATACGAATTAATTCGTATGAGATTAGAAAAATTATTCAATGATCCTAGAATCCATAGAAACAAAATGAGAGTAAAGGGAATAGGCAGAATTGAATTACTTCCAGAATCCATTAAAGAAATTTTGAGACAATTGGATGATGCAACAAAAGACTATGACAATCATTTTCTAAATATAGCACTTGCATATGGAGGACAAAATGAATTAGTAGATGCAGTAAAAAAAATTGGAGGAAAAATCAAAGAAGGTTCTTTAGATGTTGAAGATATTGATAAGAAAGAAATAGAATCTAACTTATACACATCACATTTACCACAATCATCTCCAGACATGGTTTTGCGTACTTCCGGAGAAAAAAGATTAAGTGGATTTTTGATGTGGCAAAGTGCTTACAGTGAATTAGTTTTTATGGATATTTTTTGGCCTGAATTTAGAAAAATAGATTTAATGAGGGCAATTAGAACATACCAAGAAAGGAAGAGAAGATTAGGTAAATGA
- a CDS encoding DUF373 family protein — MSQRTDKIEKDVNASTANKLLVICIDRDNDVGDKAGIKTPVIGRDACIEAAQRLALEDPEDADSNSIFAAIKTYEDLISKGYQVEVVTVAGVKDRGVQADEKILAETRKILEKFSANGAVIVSDGEDDESVIPVIQNVLPVVSVQRVVMKVSRSVEYSYAVFGKYLKMLAYDSKYSKFFLGVPGILLLIGGVATVFGYTAEIFAVLVSILGGAFLIRAFDIDRVWSSWSKPTPMGFIRMFTMVAGVLLILSSVPAGVSAVDQELFNSDTQFTTIITDKVIVGQFVSGAIPILWIGMGSIFAGTLLSNWIGGIPRQISDILRIIVLGALYPTVFQFTEIMINDDPSFTLIPPLLGGLAATLVSATILFKKYRKHKDQEMISD; from the coding sequence ATGTCTCAACGCACAGATAAGATTGAAAAAGATGTGAATGCATCTACAGCCAATAAATTGCTAGTTATCTGTATTGATAGAGATAATGATGTTGGAGACAAAGCAGGAATAAAAACACCCGTTATAGGTAGAGATGCATGTATTGAGGCAGCTCAAAGATTAGCATTAGAGGATCCTGAAGATGCAGATTCAAATTCAATTTTTGCGGCAATTAAAACATATGAAGATTTGATAAGTAAAGGGTACCAAGTAGAAGTAGTTACTGTTGCAGGGGTTAAAGATAGAGGCGTTCAAGCAGATGAAAAAATTCTAGCAGAAACCAGAAAAATTTTAGAAAAATTTTCTGCAAATGGTGCAGTCATTGTTTCAGATGGAGAAGACGATGAAAGTGTTATTCCCGTAATTCAAAATGTTCTTCCAGTAGTTTCAGTTCAACGTGTAGTAATGAAAGTTAGTAGAAGTGTAGAATATTCTTATGCAGTGTTTGGAAAATATCTAAAAATGCTTGCATATGATTCAAAATATTCCAAATTCTTTTTAGGAGTTCCCGGAATTCTTTTGTTAATAGGAGGAGTTGCCACAGTATTTGGTTATACTGCAGAAATATTTGCAGTACTTGTAAGTATTTTGGGTGGTGCATTTTTAATCAGAGCATTTGATATTGATAGAGTATGGTCAAGTTGGTCAAAACCAACACCGATGGGGTTTATCAGAATGTTCACAATGGTTGCAGGAGTATTACTAATATTGTCATCAGTTCCAGCTGGTGTTAGTGCAGTTGATCAAGAATTGTTTAATTCAGATACACAATTCACCACAATAATTACAGACAAAGTAATTGTAGGACAATTTGTCTCAGGGGCAATTCCAATTTTATGGATTGGTATGGGTTCCATATTTGCTGGAACATTACTAAGTAATTGGATTGGAGGAATTCCAAGACAAATTAGCGACATTTTGAGAATAATTGTATTAGGTGCACTTTATCCAACAGTTTTCCAATTTACTGAAATTATGATAAATGATGATCCTTCATTTACCTTAATTCCTCCGCTTCTAGGAGGATTAGCGGCTACCTTAGTTTCAGCCACAATTCTGTTCAAAAAATATAGGAAACATAAAGATCAAGAGATGATTTCAGACTAA
- a CDS encoding DUF5679 domain-containing protein, whose amino-acid sequence MVQAYCVKCRAKRDIKDPKETTLKNGRPAVKGTCPTCGTNVFRIGKME is encoded by the coding sequence ATGGTTCAAGCATATTGCGTAAAATGCAGAGCAAAAAGGGACATTAAAGATCCCAAAGAAACTACACTAAAGAATGGACGTCCTGCCGTAAAAGGTACATGTCCAACATGTGGTACTAACGTCTTCCGTATTGGTAAGATGGAATAA
- a CDS encoding translation initiation factor IF-2 subunit beta yields the protein MTKTEYENLLKRIQDKLGDTDKESQTRFELPIVDVMWEGQKTFLRNFSEFPKVLRRDPDKVLQYLSKEFAVPAERLGDKAMFVGRRAPDDFTRLFEIYVKDYLECPTCKSPDTKILKENRISFLICEACGAKSTLKGKYA from the coding sequence GTGACTAAAACAGAATATGAAAATTTACTAAAACGTATTCAAGATAAGCTAGGTGATACTGATAAAGAATCTCAAACTAGATTTGAACTCCCTATAGTAGATGTAATGTGGGAAGGACAAAAGACCTTTTTACGAAATTTCTCAGAATTTCCCAAAGTTTTACGTAGAGATCCTGATAAAGTTTTACAGTATCTTTCAAAAGAGTTTGCTGTACCTGCAGAGAGGCTAGGAGATAAAGCAATGTTTGTTGGACGTAGAGCTCCAGATGATTTTACTAGATTATTTGAAATTTATGTTAAAGACTATCTTGAATGTCCAACTTGCAAAAGTCCAGACACAAAAATTCTCAAAGAAAATAGAATATCATTTTTAATTTGTGAAGCTTGTGGTGCAAAATCTACTTTGAAAGGTAAATATGCGTAA
- a CDS encoding DUF424 domain-containing protein, translating to MQFAIRTTNYQNQPMLNICDAEILGKKIIEGELTMHISENYYGERFVEKEEAESLLKNSSIINMAGKETVSLSLKLGIGSELAVKTVSDVPFLIIFNM from the coding sequence ATGCAATTCGCGATACGAACTACTAACTATCAAAACCAACCAATGCTGAATATTTGTGATGCAGAAATTTTGGGGAAAAAAATTATTGAAGGTGAATTGACTATGCATATTAGTGAGAATTATTATGGCGAAAGATTTGTTGAAAAAGAAGAAGCTGAATCTTTATTGAAAAATTCCTCAATAATTAACATGGCTGGAAAAGAAACTGTATCTTTATCTCTAAAACTTGGAATAGGTTCTGAACTTGCTGTTAAAACAGTTTCTGATGTTCCTTTTTTGATCATTTTTAATATGTAA
- a CDS encoding serine protein kinase RIO translates to MTDILSKKLESKIDNKLISKRNRKHLEDGFKKGKVVNEVLDKPTVMTLYKMITDHIIAYVNGSISAGKESVLFWGVDENDGNVALKIYLVSTSNFKKREPYILGDPRFSHVKKGTKNLVYLWAKKEFKNLIQCYEAGIPVPRPLHVTNNVLAMEFIGNDGKPAKLLLNSQVDENDYSQAISILKDLYKKAKLVHGDFSEYNIFKTENGLVVFDLGSGVDLRHPNAQEFLKRDINNIGRFFNKRGISIEDSDEIFEDIVK, encoded by the coding sequence ATGACTGACATTCTAAGCAAAAAATTAGAATCTAAGATAGATAATAAATTAATTTCTAAACGAAATCGAAAACATTTGGAAGATGGTTTTAAAAAAGGAAAAGTTGTCAATGAAGTTTTAGATAAACCAACTGTTATGACATTATACAAAATGATTACAGATCATATTATTGCATATGTCAATGGTTCTATTAGTGCTGGAAAAGAGTCGGTTCTTTTTTGGGGTGTGGATGAAAATGATGGTAATGTTGCTTTGAAAATTTATTTGGTAAGTACTTCAAATTTTAAAAAAAGGGAACCATACATTCTTGGAGACCCTAGATTTTCTCATGTCAAGAAAGGTACAAAGAATTTAGTTTATCTCTGGGCAAAAAAAGAATTTAAAAATTTGATTCAATGCTATGAGGCTGGAATTCCAGTTCCTAGACCTCTACATGTGACTAATAATGTTCTAGCCATGGAATTTATAGGAAATGATGGCAAACCTGCCAAATTATTACTTAATTCACAAGTGGATGAAAATGACTATTCTCAAGCTATTTCTATACTCAAGGATCTTTACAAGAAAGCAAAATTAGTACATGGTGATTTTTCAGAATATAATATTTTTAAAACTGAAAATGGTTTAGTAGTTTTTGATTTGGGTTCTGGTGTTGATCTTAGACATCCAAATGCTCAAGAATTTCTTAAACGAGATATTAATAACATTGGACGATTCTTCAATAAAAGAGGGATTTCTATTGAAGATTCAGATGAAATATTTGAGGATATTGTAAAATGA
- a CDS encoding pre-rRNA-processing protein PNO1, with the protein MSFEKLIRIPNDRIAVLIGKSGSVKSKIETACFVTLDIDGDTGEVFIKSDGDVEKIQPFKAMEIVTAIGRGFSPDNAMTLLKGENALHVIDLREFAGKSNANVERIKGRIIGEGGRARRNMENLSGTHISVYGKTVSIIGDASKLRLAVDAISSISSGSMHGAVYTKLEAANRKEKQEKMKLWEDQDVFY; encoded by the coding sequence ATGAGCTTTGAAAAATTAATTCGTATTCCAAATGATCGTATTGCTGTTTTAATTGGAAAATCAGGTTCTGTTAAATCAAAAATTGAAACTGCTTGTTTTGTTACATTAGATATTGACGGAGATACTGGTGAAGTTTTTATAAAATCTGATGGTGATGTTGAAAAAATACAACCCTTTAAAGCTATGGAGATTGTTACAGCTATTGGTAGAGGATTCTCACCTGATAATGCAATGACTTTACTAAAAGGTGAGAATGCATTACATGTAATAGATCTTAGAGAATTTGCAGGAAAATCAAATGCAAATGTTGAAAGGATAAAAGGGAGGATTATTGGAGAAGGTGGTAGAGCAAGGCGAAATATGGAAAATCTTAGTGGTACTCATATCTCAGTTTATGGAAAAACTGTTTCAATTATTGGTGATGCAAGTAAACTTCGTTTAGCAGTTGATGCTATTTCATCTATATCTAGCGGAAGTATGCATGGTGCTGTTTATACAAAATTAGAAGCAGCAAATAGAAAAGAAAAACAAGAAAAAATGAAGCTGTGGGAAGATCAAGATGTCTTCTATTAA
- a CDS encoding DNA topoisomerase VI subunit B produces MSSIKEKFNQISPSEFFYSNRDLAGFSNPTRSLYTAVREFVENALDACDQKGILPDVHLTIKAVEPEKPDPKPYILTVKDNGPGIDAEHIPLAFGTVLYGSKFGLKQARGMFGLGATMAILYGQITTNKPVIVKSCSDGAIQNQFEILLDIQKNKPVIVKHTTKEVSKKGLSVSICLEGDYSKAGNKIRDYVYETSLITPYASITFDDPKGQKFTHTRFVKEIPPPPTIIRPHPHGIDVERIRRMIVESQFEIPVIDDAMIEKVRKDLGLSKKNLSFTAIMDKAKKKWKTLSRQVRVVIALMSFLKMDFEKLNKIKIEDLDIPNKKLFYWDFGDSQSKAVDLDPESQYYKQLTNTVQGEPLTTFLTKRFQRIGPTTAVKFAEFAKFKPEKRMGTLTNQELVQLSDSLQKFDDFMAPDSSCLAPLGEEPLEKGIKKFFNPDFTAVVQRPPSAYSGFPFIVEMGIAYGGDIKSGGPHVYRYANRIPLLYDEGSDVVLKVVNDTDWGRYKVKGDPPFIIVSHICSTRIPYKTAGKENVADRQEIERELRLALQFLSRKLAAYMSKRGQADMAKKRANLYAKYIPLIAEFCTELAGKKKAPNYQKILDENAVDNTVKPKKDEKEESVIGNN; encoded by the coding sequence ATGTCTTCTATTAAAGAAAAATTTAATCAAATTTCTCCTAGTGAGTTTTTTTATAGTAACCGTGATTTAGCCGGATTCAGTAATCCAACAAGATCTCTTTACACAGCTGTTAGAGAATTTGTTGAAAATGCATTAGATGCATGTGACCAAAAAGGGATTCTTCCTGATGTTCATCTGACAATAAAGGCAGTTGAGCCTGAAAAACCAGATCCTAAGCCTTACATTTTGACTGTAAAGGATAATGGACCTGGAATAGATGCAGAACATATTCCACTTGCTTTTGGAACTGTCCTATATGGTTCAAAATTTGGATTAAAGCAAGCAAGGGGGATGTTTGGACTAGGAGCAACAATGGCTATTCTTTATGGACAAATTACAACTAACAAACCAGTAATTGTAAAAAGCTGTTCAGATGGTGCAATCCAAAATCAGTTTGAAATATTGTTAGATATTCAAAAAAATAAACCAGTAATTGTTAAACATACAACAAAAGAAGTTTCAAAAAAAGGATTATCTGTCAGTATTTGTTTAGAAGGCGATTATTCAAAAGCAGGTAATAAAATTCGTGATTATGTTTATGAAACTTCTTTGATTACTCCTTATGCTTCAATCACTTTTGATGATCCTAAAGGACAAAAATTCACTCACACAAGATTTGTAAAAGAAATTCCACCTCCACCAACAATTATTCGACCACATCCTCATGGCATTGATGTAGAACGAATAAGAAGAATGATTGTTGAATCACAGTTTGAGATTCCTGTTATTGATGATGCAATGATTGAAAAAGTAAGAAAAGATTTGGGATTGTCAAAGAAAAATCTAAGTTTTACAGCAATAATGGATAAAGCAAAGAAAAAATGGAAAACTCTTTCACGGCAAGTTAGAGTAGTAATTGCATTAATGTCGTTTCTAAAAATGGATTTTGAAAAACTAAATAAAATAAAAATTGAAGATCTTGACATCCCAAACAAAAAATTGTTCTATTGGGATTTTGGAGATTCTCAATCAAAAGCAGTTGATTTGGATCCTGAAAGTCAATATTACAAGCAACTTACTAACACTGTTCAGGGAGAACCATTAACTACATTTTTGACTAAAAGATTTCAACGTATAGGACCAACAACTGCGGTAAAATTTGCAGAATTTGCAAAATTCAAACCAGAAAAACGAATGGGTACTCTAACAAACCAAGAACTAGTTCAACTAAGTGATTCTCTTCAAAAATTTGATGACTTTATGGCACCTGATTCAAGTTGTTTGGCTCCTTTAGGTGAAGAGCCACTTGAAAAAGGAATCAAGAAATTCTTTAATCCTGATTTTACTGCTGTAGTTCAACGTCCACCTTCAGCATATTCTGGATTTCCATTCATTGTTGAGATGGGCATTGCTTATGGTGGTGATATCAAATCAGGAGGACCTCATGTTTATCGATATGCCAATAGAATTCCATTACTATATGATGAAGGAAGTGATGTAGTTCTCAAAGTAGTAAACGACACTGATTGGGGAAGATACAAGGTAAAAGGTGATCCTCCATTCATTATAGTATCTCATATCTGTTCCACCAGAATACCATACAAAACCGCTGGAAAAGAAAATGTTGCTGATAGACAAGAAATAGAGAGAGAATTAAGATTAGCATTACAATTTTTGTCAAGAAAATTGGCAGCATACATGTCAAAAAGAGGACAAGCAGATATGGCAAAAAAGAGGGCTAATCTTTATGCCAAATACATTCCATTAATTGCAGAGTTTTGTACAGAACTTGCTGGTAAGAAAAAAGCACCTAATTACCAGAAAATACTAGATGAAAATGCAGTTGATAATACGGTTAAACCTAAAAAAGATGAAAAGGAGGAAAGCGTAATTGGCAACAACTAA
- a CDS encoding DNA topoisomerase IV subunit A — MATTKEKNKIKERGKKADEKQKNILEMLKSHGAKIYDDLDNGQFPKFSIPSRSVSNIVYDKKLRQYILGNNAAVRSSRNSAQLRSFTQLMWLAFFANRLTHEKKSSTLRDVYYSSQAFAIEFEDQSESDNIIVDLEAVTSKPREDFHIFPEERSSIFGDLNIEYTIPGYEGKSMNLSNHPDGYSIGPSLTTAELVDTSAEIVIAIEKGGLFTRFVEEQIDKKFKSIIINTGGQAPRSTRTLLKRLHDEMGLPVIVLTDGDVYGEHIAMVIKSGSANAAHLRELTVPDAKWVGVWATDIEKYKLPTIPMTESDIKRCYDLQKDPRYQDGIWKKELDVFLRLKRKAELEAFSKYGLTNITDKYLPQKLELAKSL; from the coding sequence TTGGCAACAACTAAAGAGAAAAACAAAATAAAAGAACGTGGTAAAAAAGCTGATGAAAAACAAAAGAATATTCTTGAGATGTTAAAAAGTCATGGTGCAAAAATTTATGATGATTTAGATAATGGCCAATTTCCAAAATTTTCAATCCCCAGCAGATCTGTAAGCAATATCGTTTATGATAAGAAACTTAGGCAGTATATTTTAGGAAATAATGCAGCTGTAAGAAGTTCAAGAAATTCTGCACAGTTAAGATCTTTTACTCAATTAATGTGGTTAGCATTTTTTGCAAATAGACTAACTCATGAAAAAAAATCCTCCACATTAAGAGATGTCTATTATTCTTCACAAGCATTCGCAATTGAATTTGAAGATCAATCTGAATCTGATAACATCATAGTTGATTTAGAAGCAGTAACTTCAAAACCTAGAGAAGATTTTCATATTTTTCCAGAAGAGAGAAGTTCAATTTTTGGTGACTTGAATATTGAATATACTATTCCAGGTTACGAAGGCAAAAGTATGAATTTATCAAACCATCCTGATGGATATTCGATTGGACCTAGTTTGACTACTGCAGAATTAGTTGATACCAGTGCGGAAATTGTAATTGCTATTGAGAAAGGTGGTCTTTTTACTAGGTTTGTTGAAGAACAGATTGATAAAAAATTCAAATCCATTATTATCAATACTGGTGGACAAGCACCACGTTCAACTCGTACTTTGTTAAAGAGACTGCATGATGAAATGGGATTACCTGTAATTGTTTTGACAGATGGAGATGTGTATGGAGAACATATTGCCATGGTAATTAAATCAGGTTCTGCAAATGCTGCTCATCTTAGAGAACTTACCGTTCCAGATGCAAAATGGGTAGGTGTATGGGCTACTGATATTGAAAAATACAAATTGCCAACTATTCCAATGACTGAATCTGATATCAAGAGATGTTATGATCTTCAAAAGGATCCGAGATATCAAGATGGAATTTGGAAAAAGGAACTTGATGTATTTCTTCGATTAAAACGAAAAGCAGAACTTGAAGCTTTCTCAAAATACGGTTTGACCAATATTACTGATAAATATCTGCCACAAAAATTAGAATTAGCGAAAAGCCTCTAG
- a CDS encoding Hsp20/alpha crystallin family protein: MVIKTKDTLYLAELNFDCLASYKGAYSNDQSLNFVIPIIVILFLGIIYIMTQRADSGFVSFILIGAAALTMFYWVKVLKKMAKDKKPVYAQTREQETKNWVYDLIKGEGEFVFVAEVPGPEDKIAVRLVDGILYIRGTGGFSKEVPIEGVNEMQIFDFKYRNGVLTLRIK; the protein is encoded by the coding sequence ATGGTAATAAAAACCAAAGATACTTTATATTTGGCAGAACTCAATTTTGACTGTTTGGCAAGTTACAAAGGAGCATATTCAAATGATCAGTCATTAAATTTTGTAATCCCCATAATTGTTATTTTATTTTTAGGAATAATCTACATAATGACACAAAGGGCAGATTCAGGTTTTGTCAGTTTTATTCTAATTGGGGCAGCAGCTCTTACAATGTTTTATTGGGTCAAAGTTTTGAAAAAAATGGCCAAAGATAAAAAACCAGTATATGCACAAACTAGAGAACAAGAAACAAAGAATTGGGTTTATGATTTAATCAAAGGCGAAGGTGAATTTGTATTTGTTGCAGAAGTACCAGGACCAGAAGATAAAATTGCAGTTAGATTAGTAGACGGTATCTTATACATTAGGGGTACCGGTGGATTTTCAAAAGAAGTTCCAATAGAAGGAGTTAATGAAATGCAAATATTTGATTTCAAATATAGAAACGGAGTATTAACTTTAAGAATAAAATAA
- a CDS encoding S-methyl-5'-thioadenosine phosphorylase: MEKDVEIGIFGGTGIYDSGLLENAEEIDIDTPYGKPSDTITVGIFKGRKIAFLPRHGKKHTIPPHKINFKANIWAFKELGITRIIAPSAVGSLKEEFEPGHFALPSQFIDFTKSRDGTFSDNGRVIHISVAEPFCPELQSSILKVTDNQELNMHKDCTYICIEGPRFSTKAESKFYRTTGADIIGMTLVPECQLAREAQMCYASISTVTDYDVWAEKPVTAKEVIETLSKNVEKTKKILTELIDKIPKTRSCACAKALEEAEF, translated from the coding sequence ATGGAAAAAGATGTAGAAATAGGGATTTTTGGAGGAACAGGAATTTATGATTCAGGATTACTTGAAAATGCAGAAGAGATTGATATTGATACTCCATATGGAAAACCTTCAGATACAATTACTGTGGGAATTTTTAAAGGAAGAAAAATTGCTTTTCTTCCAAGACATGGAAAAAAACATACCATTCCACCACATAAGATAAATTTCAAAGCAAACATTTGGGCATTCAAAGAATTAGGAATTACTAGAATTATTGCTCCTTCAGCAGTAGGAAGTTTAAAAGAAGAATTTGAACCTGGTCACTTTGCATTACCAAGTCAATTCATAGATTTTACAAAATCAAGAGATGGAACATTTTCAGATAATGGTAGAGTAATCCATATTTCAGTTGCAGAGCCATTTTGTCCAGAATTACAATCATCAATTCTCAAAGTTACAGATAATCAAGAATTGAATATGCATAAAGATTGTACATATATCTGCATAGAAGGGCCTAGATTTTCAACAAAAGCTGAATCCAAATTTTATAGAACAACAGGTGCAGATATCATTGGAATGACTCTAGTTCCTGAATGTCAGTTAGCAAGAGAAGCTCAAATGTGTTATGCTTCAATTTCAACAGTTACAGATTATGATGTATGGGCAGAAAAACCAGTCACAGCAAAAGAAGTGATTGAAACACTTTCAAAAAATGTTGAAAAAACAAAAAAAATTCTAACGGAGTTAATTGATAAAATTCCTAAAACAAGAAGTTGTGCATGTGCAAAAGCATTAGAAGAAGCAGAATTCTAA
- a CDS encoding adenine phosphoribosyltransferase translates to MNLKDKIADYPNFPKKGILFRDFSPILKDPSALSYVADEFSKYFHPKDIDVFAGIESRGFILASILASRYNKGMVMIRKAGKLPGKTTKLSYTIEYGKDTIEIQKDIIKEGERVLICDDLLATGGTAKASAKLIEKIGGEIVGFAFIIELVDLNGMKGISKYNCKSLVKY, encoded by the coding sequence ATGAATTTAAAAGATAAGATAGCAGATTATCCAAATTTTCCGAAAAAAGGGATTTTATTTAGAGACTTTAGTCCAATATTGAAAGATCCTTCAGCATTATCGTATGTTGCAGATGAATTTTCAAAATACTTTCATCCAAAAGATATAGATGTGTTTGCAGGGATTGAATCAAGAGGATTTATTCTAGCTTCCATTCTAGCTTCAAGATACAATAAAGGAATGGTAATGATTAGAAAAGCTGGAAAACTACCTGGAAAAACTACAAAATTATCATATACTATAGAATATGGAAAAGATACAATAGAAATACAAAAAGACATCATCAAAGAAGGAGAAAGAGTCCTAATTTGTGACGATTTACTTGCAACTGGCGGTACAGCAAAAGCTTCTGCAAAACTAATAGAAAAAATTGGAGGAGAAATTGTAGGATTTGCATTCATCATTGAACTAGTGGATCTTAATGGAATGAAAGGAATTAGCAAATACAATTGTAAATCATTGGTGAAATATTAA